Below is a genomic region from Spirosoma radiotolerans.
TATGAAATAAACCTTAGCGGAAATGATAACTGGCTGGAACATAGCATCGGACAAATTGTGTTTGCAACGATTCCTGAAGGGCCAAAGATAGATGGCTGGGCAGAGTTTGAATGGCTGTCAACTTCCAAGGATGGACCAACCGACAAGCCTACGATCGATCCACCGATTGTTGACAAACCGGTAGTTATTCAGGAACCTGTTGCGCCCTGTGTGCCGGGCTGCGCACCCATTGCGGTGAAACGATTGACGTATGTTCGTGCGAAATAGAACGCTATAGGCACCGGACAAAAACAAAGCCAGTGGAAATTTCCACTGGCTTTGTTTTTGTCTTTATGTGTCTCAACTATATTAATTCAAATGCACCAGTGCTGACCGGTAAACACGTCCTTCAAGTGATTCCAGCCATGAGCGGAGTATTGTATTCTCCATAGTGGCCCGGCCAAGTTCGCTATCAATTTGCCGCAACAGAAAAAATAACTGATGCACATGCATCCATTGCTCGGCCAGCCGATTATCCTGCTTTGTCGTTTTCTTCTGTTGACGGGCTTCCTGGGTGAGTTGTCGTAAACTCATTTTAAGATGGTAGCGCAACATAATCAGTCGGCTGGCCATCGGCAAATCGCTGGGATTTCGCTCCATATGCGAAATGCTCTTCGCTAACATATTATTCCGTTGCTGAAGCTGATCCGACACTATCATCCAGGCTTGTTCCGCTTGAAGCGAATTATAAGTAATAGTTTTCATATAAATTAAGTACGTATACGGTTTATTAACAAATATACTAAGGATACATTCGGTTTCACCAGTAAATAACTGATTTTGGCAAACAAATAGTATGCTTTTTATTATCTGGCCAACTATTCACTATGTATTAATGAAAAACAGGTCTCATGCCCGGATCAGATTGCGGCTTGGCAAGCCGGGTCTATTCTGCATTGGCGAATGTCGTTTATGGCTTAAGGTTTGAAGTTTGCCGGTAAACCTCGAACTTATGGGCCCGAACGTCATTTTATGCTATGGACCCTATCTACCGTGCACTCATCGTTTGCACGAATCATACAGATTATCCGACAAAGCCGCATAAAACGGGGCTATGGTTAAGTGAAGCGACGCATTTTTATGATGAGTTGGCAGGCCGCAACCTGCCCTACGACATCGCCAGCCCAAACGGTGGACCTGTGCCTATTGATGAGAAAAGCATTGATCGCCGTGATGCTATAAATGAAAAATGGTATCATGATCCCACCTTTCGGGCTAAGCTAGAGAGCTCAATCCGCATCGACGACGTAAATCCGGCTTCATACCAGATTATATACTTCACTGGCGGCCATGGCACTATGTGGGATTTTCCTAATAATCCGGCTTTACAGACGATTACACGCCAAATCTATGAAAAGGGAGGTATGGTGGCTGCTGTGTGTCACGGAGTGAGCGCCTTGCTGAATGTAACACTATCAGATGGCTCACTGCTGATTGATAGCAAGCAACTAACGGGCTTTTCGAACATGGAGGAGAAACTTGTCCGGCTGGATGAAGAAGTGCCCTTTCTACTGGAAGACTTACTTCGGCAGAAAAAAGCGATCTATAGTAAAAGCTTAATTCCCTTTCTGCCTTATATAGAAGTTGATGAGCGACTGGTAACCGGGCAAAATCCGCTTTCGGCCCGGAAGGTTGGCCGAAAAGTGCTGGAGGAGATGTATGAGAAGTAACGCACAAAGGCTGTCTGATCAATAGCCTTTGTGCGCCATTTTATTAAACCACCACGTGTGGAAATACATCCCGAAGCGGCTTCAAATCCTGATCTTTCTCGGAAACAATAGGGTTGGTAACACCCCAGTTTATATTCAGGTCGGGGTCATTCCAGATAATGCCTGACTCGGCTCCTTTATTGTAAATATTCGTGCATTTATAGCTGAAAATACTGTCTTCTAAGGCAACGAAGCCATGGGCAAAGCCTTCTGGTATGTAGGCCATATTGCCAATTTTAGCATCCAGCAAAAAGGCCTCATACTGCCCAAAGGTGGGGGAGTCGGGCCGTAAATCCACGGCCACATCGAGGACTTGCCCCGTAATGACCCGAACTAATTTACCTTGTGCAAATGGCTCGTTTTGCATATGCAGCCCCCTCAGAACGCCCTTAACGGAAAAGGATTGATTGTCCTGCAC
It encodes:
- the rfbC gene encoding dTDP-4-dehydrorhamnose 3,5-epimerase, whose amino-acid sequence is MHVRQTAIEGLIELTPRVFEDERGHFFESYNKPLFVSLGLPMDFVQDNQSFSVKGVLRGLHMQNEPFAQGKLVRVITGQVLDVAVDLRPDSPTFGQYEAFLLDAKIGNMAYIPEGFAHGFVALEDSIFSYKCTNIYNKGAESGIIWNDPDLNINWGVTNPIVSEKDQDLKPLRDVFPHVVV
- a CDS encoding type 1 glutamine amidotransferase domain-containing protein, with the translated sequence MDPIYRALIVCTNHTDYPTKPHKTGLWLSEATHFYDELAGRNLPYDIASPNGGPVPIDEKSIDRRDAINEKWYHDPTFRAKLESSIRIDDVNPASYQIIYFTGGHGTMWDFPNNPALQTITRQIYEKGGMVAAVCHGVSALLNVTLSDGSLLIDSKQLTGFSNMEEKLVRLDEEVPFLLEDLLRQKKAIYSKSLIPFLPYIEVDERLVTGQNPLSARKVGRKVLEEMYEK